Within the bacterium genome, the region TCACCGTTTCGACAAGCACTGCTACTCCCGCAGGGCCATATCCTTCATAGTTCAACGCTTCATAACTAACGCCCTCTAATTCGCCTGTTCCTCTTTTAATAGCTCTTTCCGTATTATCTTTGGGCATACCGGCAGATTTGGCAACCTCAAGAGCAGTTCTGAGTTTTGGGTTCATATCCGGATTTCCGCCGCCTTCTTTCGCCGCAAGAGTAATGTCTTTAATGATTTTTGTAAACAATACTCCTTTTTGCGCGTCTGCCTTCCCCTTTTTTCGTTTTATCGTAGACCATTTTGAATGTCCTGACATAATTATCCTCCTTTTATTTTAGTCCTTTAACCTGTTCAATAAATTTAACGAGATGTTCTATCCGAACAGCCCATATTTTTTTCCCTTTTTCTTTGGATGCTTTAGTCGGGTCCCCTATTGCGCCTGTTACCGATATTTCTTCTGTCTTAAATACCCACGGAACATAGTGTTTATCGTCAAACCGTAAATATGAACTCGGAAAATTTAATTTAGTTTTCTTTATTTTATCTTTATGAACTAAATGTTCCCTGTTAGCTAATGAAGTAGATGTTTCATATTCCCCGGAATGTGTATCATCAGGTGTCTTTATTATCTCATTTACTTCTTTGGAAGTTATTTCCCCCGAATCTATGAATATTCTAAGATCTTTTTCGTAATTCAGTTTTTGCGCCGCGCATACAATAGCCGCTTTGTTCCCACCGTGGCCATTTATAATAAGTATTTTCTTTACTCCATAACCGGCAAGAGAACATCCTATCTCATAAACAATTGCTGAAAGCGTATCAGGTGAAATTGATATAGTCCCGGGGAAAGCAAGATGATGATACGAAACCCCGTAATTTATAGGTGGTAACACAATAGGTTTCGGAGATTTTACCTTTTCCGTAACTTCTATGGAAAGCCAGTATGCATCAAAAGAATCCGTGGAGACTGGCAAATGAAGACTGTGCTGTTCGGTGCTTCCCACAGGCAATATAACCATGTCCGTTGATTTAAATTTTTGCCCCGCTTCTTCCCAGGTCATTTCTTCAAGTAAAAACTTGTCTTTTTTCTTATCTCTTTTCATTTACCTTTTTATATACTATAATTACCATAAGTCAAGTTTTTTAGAGAATTCTTCATGGGAACATTATATTTGGATCTTAGGTTTTATTTGGTTACAGTCTCTTTTTTCCTGAAAGTAAATT harbors:
- a CDS encoding creatininase family protein, which encodes MKRDKKKDKFLLEEMTWEEAGQKFKSTDMVILPVGSTEQHSLHLPVSTDSFDAYWLSIEVTEKVKSPKPIVLPPINYGVSYHHLAFPGTISISPDTLSAIVYEIGCSLAGYGVKKILIINGHGGNKAAIVCAAQKLNYEKDLRIFIDSGEITSKEVNEIIKTPDDTHSGEYETSTSLANREHLVHKDKIKKTKLNFPSSYLRFDDKHYVPWVFKTEEISVTGAIGDPTKASKEKGKKIWAVRIEHLVKFIEQVKGLK